A genomic region of Herbaspirillum sp. DW155 contains the following coding sequences:
- the ubiG gene encoding bifunctional 2-polyprenyl-6-hydroxyphenol methylase/3-demethylubiquinol 3-O-methyltransferase UbiG, whose protein sequence is MNTTNATMNADPQEIQKFSELAHRWWDPGSEFRPLHEINPLRLEWINARAPLAGKKVIDIGCGGGILAESMARKGADVSGIDLSDKALKVADLHSMESGVQVRYEKIAAEDMAAREAGQYDVVTCMEMLEHVPDPAAIVRAAATLAKPGGKLFFSTLNRNMKSYVMAIIGAEYVLRLLPKGTHDYAKFITPAELAQYTRAAGLQIDAFKGMGYNPLTKIYSLNEDTSVNYLVACTKLA, encoded by the coding sequence ATGAATACGACCAATGCGACCATGAACGCCGATCCCCAAGAGATCCAGAAATTCAGTGAACTGGCCCATCGCTGGTGGGACCCGGGTTCCGAATTCCGTCCCCTGCACGAAATCAACCCGCTGCGCCTGGAGTGGATCAACGCCCGCGCCCCGCTGGCCGGCAAGAAGGTGATCGACATCGGCTGCGGTGGCGGCATCCTGGCCGAATCGATGGCCAGGAAAGGCGCTGACGTCAGCGGCATCGACCTCTCCGACAAGGCCCTGAAAGTGGCCGATCTGCACAGCATGGAATCCGGCGTGCAAGTGCGCTACGAAAAGATCGCCGCCGAAGACATGGCCGCCCGCGAAGCCGGCCAGTATGACGTGGTGACCTGCATGGAAATGCTGGAACACGTGCCCGATCCGGCCGCCATCGTGCGCGCCGCCGCCACCCTGGCCAAACCGGGCGGCAAGCTGTTCTTCTCCACCCTGAACCGCAACATGAAGTCCTACGTGATGGCCATCATCGGCGCCGAATACGTGCTGCGCCTGCTGCCCAAAGGCACGCACGACTACGCCAAGTTCATCACCCCGGCCGAGCTGGCGCAGTACACGCGCGCAGCCGGCCTGCAGATCGATGCCTTCAAGGGCATGGGTTACAACCCGCTGACCAAGATCTATTCACTCAACGAAGATACCAGCGTGAACTATCTGGTGGCCTGTACCAAGCTGGCCTGA
- a CDS encoding HAD-IA family hydrolase, protein MPLRPPRAILFDLDGTLADTAPDLAAAANFLRHQKGMENAPYESLRPVASAGARGLIGAALGIHPGDAEYEELRVIFLDRYQANMTTHSRLFDGIPALLAQLEARGIAWGIVTNKAARFTDVLAPQIGLGHAGCIVSGDTTPHPKPHPAPLLEAARRLQLAPEDCWYVGDDLRDIQAGRAANMPTIAAAWGYCGHTEPAAWQADALLHAPLEILTLLD, encoded by the coding sequence ATGCCACTACGCCCTCCGCGCGCGATCCTGTTCGACCTCGACGGCACCCTTGCCGATACGGCTCCCGACCTGGCGGCCGCTGCCAACTTCCTGCGTCACCAAAAAGGCATGGAAAATGCCCCCTATGAAAGTTTGCGCCCGGTCGCCTCGGCCGGTGCCCGCGGGCTCATCGGTGCAGCATTGGGCATCCATCCAGGCGATGCTGAATATGAAGAGTTGCGCGTAATTTTCCTGGACCGCTACCAGGCCAACATGACCACCCACAGCCGTCTCTTCGACGGCATCCCGGCACTGCTGGCGCAACTGGAAGCACGCGGCATCGCCTGGGGCATCGTCACCAACAAAGCGGCGCGTTTCACCGACGTGCTGGCGCCGCAGATCGGTCTGGGCCATGCCGGCTGCATTGTTTCGGGCGATACCACCCCGCATCCCAAACCGCATCCGGCCCCCTTGCTGGAAGCGGCCCGGCGCCTGCAGCTGGCGCCCGAGGATTGCTGGTACGTCGGCGACGACCTGCGCGACATCCAGGCCGGGCGCGCCGCCAACATGCCCACCATTGCCGCCGCCTGGGGCTATTGCGGCCACACCGAGCCCGCCGCCTGGCAAGCCGATGCGCTGCTGCATGCGCCGCTGGAGATCCTGACCCTGCTGGACTGA
- a CDS encoding DUF748 domain-containing protein, giving the protein MSKPDRASLTQHAYWQRLQRPLRWAGWTVAVLLALAALSRAALPALVRKIAIDQTQAQTGRKLEIGEIAFNPFKLALRASDITLYEADGTHPFFSAKGLLADLSAASLLRLAPVLDEIKLSAPQLHVVRVDAQGIGHYNFSDILDKLAAQPKSEGQARFSLANVQLQDGQIRFEDKVTGKNIDIAALQLGLPFISNLPGNIDSFVQPQLSATINGTPLHLKGRSKPFASTQESAFAIDIDQLDLVSYLPFVPLELPVAIQSAKLSTRLDLGFTRKDDKPAVTLAGELRLDDLALQDKARAPLLKARSLALQVKQFDVLAASGELSQLTLEQPQVWASMNARGEINWQRALAGSSNAASKSASRAPARPVATPAATAAQPVPVITLQQLTVHGGEVNWRDEANAAPAQLIRLGKIDVNATQLSTAADAKPAHLLLSAVENDHGKLGFNGQIQPLKPTVTGKITLENIDLAGFQNYLARAPISEVAGKLSGQTTLQLRDGHLKLDDSKLQLAELRLTPPGKGAQPLALQSLSLQAATLTDTLDQPVPFKLQARFDKNGSAELSGQAAPHFKSVALELEVKDLPIMPFQHYFTDVLNVTISSGLASAKGKLDVTLPLEDRKLALDYKGNAAITNLRMQDKQTSTDFLRWRTLDLAGIQAKLGGRPQVTLEKVTLSNFYARAILSEKGRLNLQDIVVADAQEQGSITDDSKKGGKDSAPSNTVNARKTASTAPITPTAPAADAAVVRVGQVVLEGGNINYTDNFVKPNYTANMTGLAGSIGQISSEKPQPAPVNITGKIDNDAPLQISGALNPLFKPMYLDLKASANGVQLPRLTPYSAKYAGYPITKGKLSMDVHYKIENDELVAQNDLRIEQLSFGERVDSPDATNLPVMLAVSLLKDRDGNINLNLPISGSLSDPQFSVGGIIVRVFVNLIVKAVTSPFALIGSMFRPDEHIGELRYIEFAPGSSEVTDEVRKKLDALGYVLHERPGIKLDITGRVDPQVDDQGLRREALERAMRALKRADLIAREGQPDGPVRISAAERSKYLERVYKDGKFDKPRNMIGLTKAMPDADMEKMILEHTEVTQDDLRKLAQRRADQVRNYLQEQSVIEPARIFLIAPRLDGAGIPDKEPKARVDLRIQ; this is encoded by the coding sequence ATGAGCAAGCCGGACCGCGCCTCTCTCACTCAGCACGCTTACTGGCAACGCCTGCAACGTCCGCTGCGCTGGGCCGGCTGGACCGTGGCCGTACTGCTGGCGCTGGCCGCACTGAGCAGGGCCGCCCTGCCGGCGCTGGTGCGCAAGATCGCCATCGACCAGACCCAGGCCCAGACCGGCCGCAAGCTGGAGATTGGGGAGATCGCCTTCAATCCCTTCAAGCTGGCCCTGCGCGCTTCCGACATCACGCTCTATGAAGCCGACGGCACGCATCCTTTCTTCAGCGCCAAGGGCTTGCTGGCCGACCTGTCCGCCGCTTCGCTGCTGCGCCTGGCACCGGTGCTGGATGAGATCAAACTAAGCGCGCCGCAACTGCACGTGGTGCGGGTGGATGCGCAGGGCATCGGCCACTACAACTTCTCCGACATCCTCGACAAGCTGGCGGCCCAGCCCAAGAGCGAAGGGCAGGCGCGCTTCTCGCTGGCCAATGTGCAACTGCAGGATGGCCAGATCCGCTTCGAAGACAAGGTGACCGGCAAGAACATCGACATCGCCGCGCTGCAGCTCGGCCTGCCCTTCATCTCCAACCTGCCCGGCAATATCGACAGCTTCGTGCAGCCGCAACTGTCGGCCACCATCAATGGCACGCCGCTGCACCTGAAGGGCCGCAGCAAGCCTTTCGCCTCGACGCAGGAATCGGCCTTCGCCATCGACATCGACCAGCTCGACCTGGTGAGCTACCTGCCCTTCGTCCCGCTCGAATTGCCGGTGGCGATCCAGAGCGCCAAGCTCAGCACCAGGCTGGACCTGGGTTTCACCCGCAAGGATGACAAACCGGCCGTGACCCTCGCAGGCGAGCTTCGCCTGGATGACCTCGCCCTGCAGGACAAGGCCCGCGCACCGCTGCTCAAGGCCAGATCGCTGGCGCTGCAGGTGAAGCAATTCGACGTGCTGGCGGCCAGCGGTGAACTCAGCCAGCTCACGCTGGAGCAGCCGCAGGTCTGGGCCAGCATGAATGCGCGTGGTGAGATCAACTGGCAGCGTGCGCTGGCCGGTAGCAGCAACGCTGCAAGCAAGAGCGCCAGCCGCGCGCCCGCCAGGCCGGTCGCCACACCGGCGGCCACTGCAGCCCAGCCGGTGCCGGTCATCACACTGCAGCAACTGACCGTGCACGGCGGCGAAGTCAACTGGCGCGACGAAGCCAACGCCGCACCTGCCCAGCTCATCAGGCTGGGCAAGATCGACGTCAACGCCACCCAACTCTCCACCGCCGCCGATGCCAAGCCCGCCCACCTGCTGCTGTCAGCCGTGGAAAACGACCATGGCAAGCTGGGCTTCAATGGACAGATCCAGCCGCTCAAGCCGACGGTAACGGGCAAGATCACGCTGGAGAACATCGACCTCGCAGGCTTCCAGAACTACCTGGCGCGCGCCCCCATCAGCGAAGTGGCGGGCAAGCTCTCCGGCCAGACCACGCTGCAGCTGCGCGATGGCCATCTCAAGCTCGACGACAGCAAGTTGCAACTGGCCGAGCTGCGTTTGACGCCGCCGGGCAAGGGCGCCCAGCCACTGGCCCTGCAATCGCTGTCGCTGCAGGCGGCCACGCTCACCGATACGCTGGACCAGCCGGTCCCCTTCAAGCTGCAGGCGCGCTTCGACAAGAATGGCAGCGCCGAACTGTCCGGCCAGGCTGCACCGCACTTCAAGAGCGTGGCGCTGGAGCTTGAGGTGAAGGATCTGCCCATCATGCCCTTCCAGCACTATTTCACCGATGTGCTCAATGTCACCATCAGCAGCGGCCTGGCCAGCGCCAAAGGCAAGCTGGACGTGACCCTGCCGCTTGAGGATCGCAAGCTGGCGCTGGACTACAAGGGCAACGCCGCCATCACCAACCTGCGCATGCAGGACAAGCAGACCTCCACCGATTTCCTGCGCTGGCGCACGCTGGACCTGGCGGGCATCCAGGCCAAGCTGGGTGGACGTCCGCAAGTGACGCTGGAAAAAGTCACGCTGTCCAATTTCTACGCACGTGCCATCCTTTCCGAGAAGGGCCGCCTGAACCTGCAGGACATCGTGGTCGCCGATGCACAGGAGCAGGGCTCGATCACCGACGACAGCAAGAAGGGCGGCAAGGATAGCGCGCCGTCCAACACCGTCAACGCCCGCAAGACGGCCTCCACCGCGCCCATCACCCCTACCGCACCGGCCGCCGATGCCGCCGTGGTGCGCGTGGGCCAGGTGGTGCTCGAAGGTGGCAACATCAACTACACCGACAACTTCGTCAAACCCAACTACACCGCCAACATGACCGGACTGGCCGGCAGCATCGGCCAGATCTCCTCGGAGAAGCCGCAACCGGCACCGGTCAACATCACCGGCAAGATCGACAACGATGCGCCGCTGCAGATCTCGGGCGCCCTCAATCCGCTCTTCAAGCCCATGTATCTGGATCTCAAGGCCAGCGCCAACGGCGTGCAACTGCCGCGCCTGACGCCCTACTCGGCCAAGTACGCCGGCTATCCGATCACCAAGGGCAAGCTGTCGATGGATGTGCACTACAAGATCGAGAACGATGAGCTGGTGGCCCAGAACGATCTGCGCATCGAACAACTGAGCTTCGGCGAACGCGTCGACAGCCCCGATGCCACGAATCTGCCGGTGATGCTGGCGGTCTCGCTGCTCAAGGATCGCGATGGCAACATCAACCTGAACCTGCCGATTTCCGGGTCGTTGTCGGACCCGCAGTTTTCGGTGGGCGGCATCATCGTGCGCGTGTTCGTGAACCTGATCGTCAAGGCCGTCACCTCACCGTTCGCACTGATCGGCTCGATGTTCCGACCTGACGAGCACATCGGCGAACTGCGCTATATCGAGTTCGCCCCCGGCTCCTCGGAAGTAACCGATGAGGTACGCAAGAAGCTCGATGCGCTGGGCTATGTGCTGCATGAGCGTCCCGGCATCAAGCTCGACATCACCGGCCGGGTCGATCCGCAGGTGGATGACCAGGGCCTGCGCCGCGAAGCGCTGGAGCGCGCGATGCGCGCGCTCAAACGCGCCGACCTGATCGCCAGGGAGGGTCAGCCCGACGGACCGGTGCGCATCAGTGCGGCCGAACGCAGCAAGTATCTGGAGCGCGTCTACAAGGACGGCAAGTTCGACAAGCCGCGCAACATGATCGGCCTGACCAAGGCGATGCCTGATGCCGACATGGAAAAGATGATCCTGGAGCATACCGAGGTGACGCAAGATGACTTGCGCAAGCTGGCCCAGCGCCGTGCCGACCAGGTGCGAAATTATTTACAGGAACAGAGCGTGATCGAACCGGCACGCATCTTCCTGATCGCCCCCAGGCTGGATGGCGCCGGCATCCCGGACAAGGAGCCCAAGGCGCGGGTCGATCTGAGGATACAGTGA